The Pelobates fuscus isolate aPelFus1 chromosome 2, aPelFus1.pri, whole genome shotgun sequence genome has a segment encoding these proteins:
- the STMN4 gene encoding stathmin-4 isoform X2, translated as MTLAAYKDKIKELPLVSLFCSCFLSDPLKNQNYKYDDTVDLTWCVISDMEVIELNKRASGHAFEVILKPPSFDGIPEFNASLPQRRDPSLEEIQKKLEAAEERRKYQEAELLKHLAEKREHEREVIQKAIEENNNFIKMAKEKLAQRMELNKENREAHLAAMLERLQEKVS; from the exons ATGACTCTGGCAG CCTATAAAGACAAGATCAAGGAGCTCCCTCTAGTGTCTCTTTTCTGCTCCTGTTTTCTCTCTGATCCTTTGAAAAACCAAAATTACAAATATGACG acaCTGTAGACCTTACATGGTGTGTGATCTCGGACATGGAGGTTATAGAATTAAATAAGAGAGCCTCTGGCCATGCCTTTGAAGTTATCCTTAAGCCCCCTTCATTCGATGGAATTCCAGAGTTCAATGCCTCTCTCCCACAACGGCGAGATCCGTCTCTAGAAGAGATCCAGAAGAAACTTGAAGCTGCGGAAGAAAGGCGCAAG TACCAAGAAGCTGAGCTTCTCAAGCACTTAGCCGAAAAGCGTGAACATGAGCGTGAAGTCATTCAGAAAGCCATTGAGGAGAacaacaacttcatcaaaatggCCAAGGAGAAACTAGCACAACGAATGGAGCTCAACAAGGAGAACCGTGAAGCCCACCTAGCCGCCATGCTCGAACGCCTACAGGAGAAGGTTAGTTAG
- the STMN4 gene encoding stathmin-4 isoform X1: protein MTLAAYKDKIKELPLVSLFCSCFLSDPLKNQNYKYDDTVDLTWCVISDMEVIELNKRASGHAFEVILKPPSFDGIPEFNASLPQRRDPSLEEIQKKLEAAEERRKYQEAELLKHLAEKREHEREVIQKAIEENNNFIKMAKEKLAQRMELNKENREAHLAAMLERLQEKDKHAEEVRKNKELKEEASR, encoded by the exons ATGACTCTGGCAG CCTATAAAGACAAGATCAAGGAGCTCCCTCTAGTGTCTCTTTTCTGCTCCTGTTTTCTCTCTGATCCTTTGAAAAACCAAAATTACAAATATGACG acaCTGTAGACCTTACATGGTGTGTGATCTCGGACATGGAGGTTATAGAATTAAATAAGAGAGCCTCTGGCCATGCCTTTGAAGTTATCCTTAAGCCCCCTTCATTCGATGGAATTCCAGAGTTCAATGCCTCTCTCCCACAACGGCGAGATCCGTCTCTAGAAGAGATCCAGAAGAAACTTGAAGCTGCGGAAGAAAGGCGCAAG TACCAAGAAGCTGAGCTTCTCAAGCACTTAGCCGAAAAGCGTGAACATGAGCGTGAAGTCATTCAGAAAGCCATTGAGGAGAacaacaacttcatcaaaatggCCAAGGAGAAACTAGCACAACGAATGGAGCTCAACAAGGAGAACCGTGAAGCCCACCTAGCCGCCATGCTCGAACGCCTACAGGAGAAG GACAAACATGCAGAGGAAGTCAGAAAAAACAAAGAGCTTAAAGAAGAAGCCTCCAGGTAG